A DNA window from Paenibacillus andongensis contains the following coding sequences:
- a CDS encoding response regulator, whose amino-acid sequence METQKNRHQAPKILVVDDRKENLFAMQKILQVLHCDVYVVQSGNEALSYTLRHDFALILLDVNMPEMDGFELAELLRSNEETKHIPIIFVTASNKEDQSVFKGYESGAVDYLFKPVNADILLSKVKIFLELNRRNKELEAIQSELERSNESLREFAQVVSHDLKNPLNVITGLSELLIARHSADMTPKGKEYMNQISATAERMNHLITDLLSYAQLNAKSVTFGNVDLNDVVTNVISDLSSTIERNEGQIIIQDRLPIIQADATQMYQLFQNIIANGLKYRRKEQSPIIQISLLEGNEPDTFVIQIQDNGIGMKKEDIPSIFTPFKRLDNAKAYEGTGLGLATVQKIIERHDGLMEVESVLGEGTTFRVYLPISQGF is encoded by the coding sequence CGTAAAGAAAATTTATTCGCGATGCAGAAAATTCTCCAAGTGCTCCATTGTGATGTATATGTCGTCCAATCAGGGAATGAAGCCTTATCTTATACCCTGCGCCATGACTTTGCGCTTATTTTACTTGATGTGAATATGCCGGAAATGGATGGCTTTGAGCTTGCAGAGCTGCTGCGAAGCAATGAGGAAACGAAGCATATTCCTATCATTTTTGTAACAGCCAGTAATAAAGAGGATCAGAGCGTATTCAAAGGCTATGAGAGCGGCGCTGTGGATTACTTGTTCAAGCCTGTCAATGCCGATATTCTGCTCAGTAAAGTGAAAATATTTCTAGAACTCAATCGAAGAAATAAAGAGCTGGAGGCCATACAATCGGAGCTTGAACGCAGTAACGAGAGCTTAAGGGAGTTCGCACAGGTCGTTTCGCATGATTTGAAAAATCCGCTGAATGTAATTACAGGGTTGAGCGAGCTTCTTATTGCTAGGCATAGTGCGGATATGACGCCAAAAGGTAAAGAATATATGAACCAAATCTCAGCGACTGCTGAGCGGATGAACCACTTGATCACCGATTTGCTCTCGTATGCCCAGTTAAACGCGAAGTCGGTTACTTTTGGAAATGTTGATTTGAATGATGTCGTGACGAATGTGATCTCTGACCTAAGCAGCACGATCGAACGAAATGAAGGCCAGATCATCATCCAAGACAGGCTACCAATTATTCAAGCGGATGCTACGCAAATGTATCAACTGTTTCAAAATATTATCGCAAACGGGCTGAAGTATCGTAGAAAGGAACAATCGCCGATTATTCAGATTTCCTTATTGGAAGGAAATGAACCGGATACCTTTGTCATTCAAATCCAAGATAATGGCATTGGTATGAAAAAAGAAGACATCCCGTCGATTTTCACTCCTTTCAAACGGTTGGACAATGCCAAAGCCTACGAGGGTACCGGTTTAGGGCTTGCCACGGTGCAGAAAATCATCGAGAGACATGATGGTCTCATGGAAGTGGAAAGTGTTCTTGGTGAAGGCACGACTTTTCGTGTGTATCTTCCGATTTCTCAAGGTTTTTAA